In the genome of Passer domesticus isolate bPasDom1 chromosome 2, bPasDom1.hap1, whole genome shotgun sequence, the window AGTGTTGATTCAGGCTACTGGAAATCTGACTAGTTGTTTTGCTGGCTTATGACAGGATGTGAGTTTTGTTAACATTTGGAGGTAGGAGGGAGTCACcacatacatttttttttctatttgacTAAGCAGAACTTTCAGCACTGAAAATTTAGTTGTTtatggggagaggaggaggcaatGGGGTCCCAATGATACTgtcaaaaaatatatttatgggTATATATTctgaagaaggaaattaaaaaaaaaataaaacatgcatCTTGGAACGATAGCTCATGTTTACATACAAGATTGGAGGGCTATAATACACTGTTGCAATAGATGTCCTCAGTGTGCAATTTCTTCCCTGTCCTGTTAGTTACTGCAGGTGGTAGGTCCACTTTAGAAATGCCCTCCCTcttttccaccccaaaccaaagGGAAGTGTAACCTGTGGAAGTTCCCACCTCTGTCTGACAGTCTCCTGGGGAAAATACCCCAGCATGCCTCAAATGAGTTAAATGCCTGCCCACACTCTCACATGCACCTCTTTGGTACTGCTGTAACTCTGTCTGTGTTTCAGTgggcattttcttttaaatcacaTTAGAAACATCAATGAGACAGCAGAACCAGACCCAACAGATGTTGTCTGGTTCCACTTTCATTAAGTCCACCTCTCTTTAGTGACTTATGTTGGTTCCTACAGTGGTGCCTTACAGCAGATTGCACTGCAGACAAAAGGGAAAGTTAAACCAGTGTCTAAAGTGAGGTCCAGGGTATTCTAAAAGTCTCCTACCTGAATTATGGACATCCGGCTCGGGGGAGCCTCGCTGGCGTTAGTCCCTTGCCCTGTGAAGCTGGTGTGGCAGCCCACATGTCCCTGGGGTACAGTCAGGTTGTTGGAGGCGGGCTTCAGGTACATCACCTCAGACCTGGGAGAGCTGAGGGGCAGGCGGGTCTGGTAGTCAAAGTACATGGGTGAGGTGGCCAGGGATGGGCTGCTCACCACGTTCATGACATTGAGGGGACCCCGGCTGTCCTCGCCCTCACTGGGCACCAGCATAATGTCATTCTTGCTgatcttcttcttcttgccctTGCCCCCTCCACTGCCactgcctcctcctcccccgccactgcctccccctcctcccagcTGAGGGTGGCTATACTCGGCAATGCGACAATTATAGGTGCGGATCTCCTTGTTCTCTCGCTTGCACTTCACAGCAATAGTGATCATGGCAGCCAGCAAGATGATGGAGACAGTGCTCAGTGTCACAATCAGTGGCAGCGACAAGTCCCAGTGTGGCCGCCGATGCTGCTCGCCATTCACCTGTGGCTCACCAGCCTCAGGCAGGGGCCCTGCCAAAGCCCTGACTATGAGCTTGGCCACAGCGGAGAGGCTGGGCTTGCCATGGTCACTGACTTTTACCACCAGTTCAGCCACAGGGCTGAGCTCTTCCCAGTAGGGGTGCAAGGTGCGTATCTCACCACTGGTGGGGTCCATCTCAAAGAGGTGCTCCTCATTTCCTTCCACAATCTCATACGTGAGGCGCCCACTCTCCCCAAAGTCACTGTCCAGGGCGCGGACGGTGCCCACGGGGTAGCCCACCCCAGCATTGCGTGgcacctgcagctcagcagtgtCGTTGATGAGGGCAGGCAGGACGATGAGGGGTGCGTTATCGTTGACATCGAGCACGGTGACGCGCACTGTGGCATTGCTTTCACGGTGGGGTGAACCCGAATCTTTGGCCAGCACACGGAACTCAAAGTGCTTTGTCTGCTCATAATTGAAGCTCCTCAGAGCATAAATAGCACCATTTGTGGGGTTGACAGAAACATAGGTGTAGATGGAGACATCTCCCACATGCCCAGGCAGAATGGAGTAAGACACTGTCCCATTTTGGCCCAAGTCAGGATCCTGGGCCAAGACTGAACCCAGGTACTCTCCAGGGATGTTGTTCTCAGGCACCTGCAACACATAAAGATTCTTGCTGAAGCGGGGTGGGTTGTCGTTCTCGTCAAGGATCCGGACAGAAAATGACTTGGTGGAGTTAAGCGGGGGATTGCCCCCATCACGTGCCACGATGGTCACATTGTACTCGTCCTGTGTCTCACGGTCCAGGGGTCGGTCAGTGACCACAGTGTAGAAGTTGTCATAGTTCTCCTCCAGGGTGAAAGGAACGGCACCAGGCCCGCCACCACCGCCCAGCACCCGACACTGGAGCTGCCCGTTCTTGCCTGAGTCACGGTCGGTGACCCGCACCAGGGCAATGACAGTTCCTGGTGGGGCAGCCTCACTCAGAGCTCCCTGGCGAACGGAGACAAAACCAATGGTGGGAGCATTGTCATTGCGGTCGATGAGGCGGACAGTGACCTtgcagtgagcagggatggGATTTGGCCCCAAGTCCCGAGCTTGGACATCAATCTCAATGAGGCCACTCTCCTCATAGTCCAGATTGCCCTTGACACGGATAAGGCCACTCTGTGGGTCAATGCTAAACAGGTCACGGACGCGCTCAGGTGCGTAGCCACTGAAGGAGTAGAGCACCTCTCCATTGGTGCCTTCATCAGCATCAGTGGCATTGAGGTCGATGACTGCCGTGCCTAGCGGTGCATTCTCTGGCAGCTCTACCACGTAGGAGGCTGCCTCAAAGATGGGGCTGTTGTCATTGGAGTCAATGAGGCGCACATTGATCTGCACCGTGCCTGAGCGCGGTGGGTCACCACCGTCCAGTGCCGTCAGCACCAGGGTGTGGTGACTCTGCTCCTCACGATCTAATGGCTTCTGGATGACCAGCTCCGGAAACTTCGTGCCATCACCACGGGACTTCACATCGAGGGAGAAGAGGCCGTAGTCATCACGAGTGAGCAGGTAGGTGCGCAGACCATTGTCCCCAGCGTCTGGGTCATGGGCGCTGGTGAGGGGGAAGCGGGTGCCTGGTGCAGCATTTTCAGAGATGTCCATGTCCACTTGGTCAGAGGGGAATGATGGTGCGTTGTCGTTCAGGTCCTGAATCTCCACTTTGATCATGCAGATCTCCTGGTCATTGGCGAACACCTCGAGGGACAGCTGGCACTTGGCGCTGCGCCGGCACAGCGCCTCACGGTCAATGCGCTGCTTGGTGTAGAGCAGCCCGCTCTCCCCGTCCACGTCCAGGAGGTGCGGGGCTGAATTCTCCAGCACCCGGAAGGTGGACTTggggccgcggccgcccccGGGGCCGCCACCGGGAACGCCACGCTCCGCGGGCAGCATCCCGCCTCCCGCCGCGCCTGCCGCCAGCCGCGCATCGCGCCCGATGTTCCCGATGACCGTGCCCGCTCCCTGCTCCTCCGGCACCGAGTAATTCAGGTTCTTCAGCGACAAGGCGGGAGCCCAGCAGAACAAGAAGCAACAAATGGAAAGGTACATCCCCGAGCAGGGGTGGGGGCGGCAGGAGCGGCAGCGAGGACCAGGGTTGTCCCCGTCTTCTTTGCCTCCTGCGCTGGGGTTGTTCTTCCTCCTCTGAcggctctttctttccttcctttttggttttgattttttttcccttctctttccccaCCCCTGTATTTCAAGTTCCTGAACCTGTTGCTCTAAAACATCTGCAGAGACACAGGATGAGAGGCAGCAAATAGACCATGTAGCTCAGAGGGAGGGAGCAATCGCGGGGGtcggggggaggggagggagcagcttCGGCAGCTTTTCAGCAAGAGCTTGCCGGGCTTGCAGTCCCCTCGCAGTTACTTCGTCCGTCCAACTTCGGCAGTGGGAGGGtttcaaaaatcagaaaatttgCAAAAGATCTTCTCCTTCGGGCAGGCGATGTGTTCCCGATCCTTGAATCCCCGCAGATGTacaaagaataataaaaaaataacaataataaaaaaaccggCGGCAGTGGTTGTTGTTCTAAAAAcgatcagaaatatttttaaatatgtatatttatatatacatagaAAAAGGGGATGGTCACAGGTCTGTAGCAGAGGTAAAAAAGCTTATTTGCTACTCACTGCTTGTGATGCGATT includes:
- the PCDH17 gene encoding protocadherin-17 isoform X2; translated protein: MYLSICCFLFCWAPALSLKNLNYSVPEEQGAGTVIGNIGRDARLAAGAAGGGMLPAERGVPGGGPGGGRGPKSTFRVLENSAPHLLDVDGESGLLYTKQRIDREALCRRSAKCQLSLEVFANDQEICMIKVEIQDLNDNAPSFPSDQVDMDISENAAPGTRFPLTSAHDPDAGDNGLRTYLLTRDDYGLFSLDVKSRGDGTKFPELVIQKPLDREEQSHHTLVLTALDGGDPPRSGTVQINVRLIDSNDNSPIFEAASYVVELPENAPLGTAVIDLNATDADEGTNGEVLYSFSGYAPERVRDLFSIDPQSGLIRVKGNLDYEESGLIEIDVQARDLGPNPIPAHCKVTVRLIDRNDNAPTIGFVSVRQGALSEAAPPGTVIALVRVTDRDSGKNGQLQCRVLGGGGGPGAVPFTLEENYDNFYTVVTDRPLDRETQDEYNVTIVARDGGNPPLNSTKSFSVRILDENDNPPRFSKNLYVLQVPENNIPGEYLGSVLAQDPDLGQNGTVSYSILPGHVGDVSIYTYVSVNPTNGAIYALRSFNYEQTKHFEFRVLAKDSGSPHRESNATVRVTVLDVNDNAPLIVLPALINDTAELQVPRNAGVGYPVGTVRALDSDFGESGRLTYEIVEGNEEHLFEMDPTSGEIRTLHPYWEELSPVAELVVKVSDHGKPSLSAVAKLIVRALAGPLPEAGEPQVNGEQHRRPHWDLSLPLIVTLSTVSIILLAAMITIAVKCKRENKEIRTYNCRIAEYSHPQLGGGGGSGGGGGGSGSGGGKGKKKKISKNDIMLVPSEGEDSRGPLNVMNVVSSPSLATSPMYFDYQTRLPLSSPRSEVMYLKPASNNLTVPQGHVGCHTSFTGQGTNASEAPPSRMSIIQTDNFPAEPNYMGSRQQFVQSSTFKDPERASLRDSGHGDSDQADSDQDTNKGSCCDMSVREALKMKTTSTKSQPLEQEQQGRGQRPIVGICGPARCEDGKFSEQEECVNCTDECRVLGHSDRCWMPQFPAASQAENADYRTNLFVPTVEANVETETYETVNPTGKKTFCTFGKDKREHTILIANVKPYLKAKRALSPLLQEVPSASSSPTKTCIEPCTSTKGPLDGCEVKSGAFAEPSSQYLSTDSQYLSPSKQSKDASFIASDQMARAFADVHSRVSRDSSEMDSVLEQLDRSARDLGRESVDAEEVVREIDKLLQDCRGSDPVAIRK
- the PCDH17 gene encoding protocadherin-17 isoform X3 yields the protein MYLSICCFLFCWAPALSLKNLNYSVPEEQGAGTVIGNIGRDARLAAGAAGGGMLPAERGVPGGGPGGGRGPKSTFRVLENSAPHLLDVDGESGLLYTKQRIDREALCRRSAKCQLSLEVFANDQEICMIKVEIQDLNDNAPSFPSDQVDMDISENAAPGTRFPLTSAHDPDAGDNGLRTYLLTRDDYGLFSLDVKSRGDGTKFPELVIQKPLDREEQSHHTLVLTALDGGDPPRSGTVQINVRLIDSNDNSPIFEAASYVVELPENAPLGTAVIDLNATDADEGTNGEVLYSFSGYAPERVRDLFSIDPQSGLIRVKGNLDYEESGLIEIDVQARDLGPNPIPAHCKVTVRLIDRNDNAPTIGFVSVRQGALSEAAPPGTVIALVRVTDRDSGKNGQLQCRVLGGGGGPGAVPFTLEENYDNFYTVVTDRPLDRETQDEYNVTIVARDGGNPPLNSTKSFSVRILDENDNPPRFSKNLYVLQVPENNIPGEYLGSVLAQDPDLGQNGTVSYSILPGHVGDVSIYTYVSVNPTNGAIYALRSFNYEQTKHFEFRVLAKDSGSPHRESNATVRVTVLDVNDNAPLIVLPALINDTAELQVPRNAGVGYPVGTVRALDSDFGESGRLTYEIVEGNEEHLFEMDPTSGEIRTLHPYWEELSPVAELVVKVSDHGKPSLSAVAKLIVRALAGPLPEAGEPQVNGEQHRRPHWDLSLPLIVTLSTVSIILLAAMITIAVKCKRENKEIRTYNCRIAEYSHPQLGGGGGSGGGGGGSGSGGGKGKKKKISKNDIMLVPSEGEDSRGPLNVMNVVSSPSLATSPMYFDYQTRLPLSSPRSEVMYLKPASNNLTVPQGHVGCHTSFTGQGTNASEAPPSRMSIIQTDNFPAEPNYMGSRQQFVQSSSTFKDPERASLRDSGHGDSDQADSDQDTNKGSCCDMSVREALKMKTTSTKSQPLEQGLICLQNSKAEAKDPLLGSVDQPAVRMENFQNKKNVLTAQMNAECLVILTGVGCHSSLQPVRLRMQIIAQISLYPQLKPTLRLRHTKL
- the PCDH17 gene encoding protocadherin-17 isoform X1, whose protein sequence is MYLSICCFLFCWAPALSLKNLNYSVPEEQGAGTVIGNIGRDARLAAGAAGGGMLPAERGVPGGGPGGGRGPKSTFRVLENSAPHLLDVDGESGLLYTKQRIDREALCRRSAKCQLSLEVFANDQEICMIKVEIQDLNDNAPSFPSDQVDMDISENAAPGTRFPLTSAHDPDAGDNGLRTYLLTRDDYGLFSLDVKSRGDGTKFPELVIQKPLDREEQSHHTLVLTALDGGDPPRSGTVQINVRLIDSNDNSPIFEAASYVVELPENAPLGTAVIDLNATDADEGTNGEVLYSFSGYAPERVRDLFSIDPQSGLIRVKGNLDYEESGLIEIDVQARDLGPNPIPAHCKVTVRLIDRNDNAPTIGFVSVRQGALSEAAPPGTVIALVRVTDRDSGKNGQLQCRVLGGGGGPGAVPFTLEENYDNFYTVVTDRPLDRETQDEYNVTIVARDGGNPPLNSTKSFSVRILDENDNPPRFSKNLYVLQVPENNIPGEYLGSVLAQDPDLGQNGTVSYSILPGHVGDVSIYTYVSVNPTNGAIYALRSFNYEQTKHFEFRVLAKDSGSPHRESNATVRVTVLDVNDNAPLIVLPALINDTAELQVPRNAGVGYPVGTVRALDSDFGESGRLTYEIVEGNEEHLFEMDPTSGEIRTLHPYWEELSPVAELVVKVSDHGKPSLSAVAKLIVRALAGPLPEAGEPQVNGEQHRRPHWDLSLPLIVTLSTVSIILLAAMITIAVKCKRENKEIRTYNCRIAEYSHPQLGGGGGSGGGGGGSGSGGGKGKKKKISKNDIMLVPSEGEDSRGPLNVMNVVSSPSLATSPMYFDYQTRLPLSSPRSEVMYLKPASNNLTVPQGHVGCHTSFTGQGTNASEAPPSRMSIIQTDNFPAEPNYMGSRQQFVQSSSTFKDPERASLRDSGHGDSDQADSDQDTNKGSCCDMSVREALKMKTTSTKSQPLEQEQQGRGQRPIVGICGPARCEDGKFSEQEECVNCTDECRVLGHSDRCWMPQFPAASQAENADYRTNLFVPTVEANVETETYETVNPTGKKTFCTFGKDKREHTILIANVKPYLKAKRALSPLLQEVPSASSSPTKTCIEPCTSTKGPLDGCEVKSGAFAEPSSQYLSTDSQYLSPSKQSKDASFIASDQMARAFADVHSRVSRDSSEMDSVLEQLDRSARDLGRESVDAEEVVREIDKLLQDCRGSDPVAIRK